A stretch of Paludisphaera borealis DNA encodes these proteins:
- the cimA gene encoding citramalate synthase — protein MTRIAIYDTTLRDGSQGEGVNFSLQDKLLITSRLDELGVDYVEGGYPLSNPKDAAYFQAVRDLPLGHTKVVAFGMTRRRDIAAEDDTGMKALVAAGTPAVTVVGKTWDLHVREVLGVSLEENLRMIGDSLAFCASRVSEVIYDAEHFFDGFRRNPDYSLQTLRQAAEAGASWIILCDTNGGSLPEEVAEAVSQVAREIRVPLGIHTHNDGELAVANALAAVRQGARQVQGTINGLGERCGNADLCSVIGNLSLKYPDFEVLAPGKLVRLTEVSRYVYETANMNFRPGQAFVGASAFAHKGGMHVHGVRKIASSYEHIEPSTVGNERRILVSELSGKSNIAEKLTEFGLDQDQDLLSRVLDRVQELENEGYQFEAAEASFVLLVERLAGRHDKRFDLRGFHVGVAGQYGRASMTEATIKLQVGDVFEHTVSEGDGPVNALDGALRKALEHHYPGLRDMHLVDYKVRVINARAGTAARVRVVIESTDQDAVWGTIGVSENVIEASWLALVDSFEYKLSKDARGRTAAAPKSPALAAESLS, from the coding sequence ATGACTCGAATTGCGATCTACGACACGACGTTGCGCGACGGCAGCCAGGGCGAGGGGGTGAACTTCTCGCTTCAGGACAAGCTGCTGATCACGTCGAGGCTCGACGAGCTCGGGGTCGATTACGTCGAAGGGGGATATCCGCTCTCCAACCCCAAGGACGCCGCCTACTTCCAGGCTGTCCGCGACCTGCCGCTCGGTCACACCAAAGTCGTTGCATTCGGAATGACCCGCAGGCGTGACATCGCGGCCGAGGACGACACCGGCATGAAGGCGCTTGTCGCCGCCGGGACGCCGGCCGTGACGGTCGTCGGCAAGACCTGGGACCTGCACGTCCGCGAGGTCCTTGGCGTTTCGCTCGAAGAGAACCTCCGGATGATCGGCGATTCGCTCGCTTTCTGCGCGTCTCGCGTCTCCGAGGTGATCTACGACGCCGAACATTTCTTCGACGGCTTCCGGCGCAATCCGGATTATTCGTTGCAAACCCTACGACAGGCCGCCGAGGCCGGCGCTTCGTGGATCATCCTCTGCGACACCAACGGCGGCTCGCTCCCCGAGGAAGTCGCCGAGGCCGTCAGTCAGGTCGCCCGCGAGATCCGCGTCCCGCTGGGAATCCACACCCATAACGATGGCGAGCTGGCCGTGGCCAACGCCCTGGCGGCGGTCCGCCAGGGGGCCCGTCAGGTGCAGGGGACGATCAACGGCCTGGGCGAGCGCTGCGGGAACGCCGACCTGTGCAGCGTGATCGGCAACCTGTCGCTCAAGTATCCGGATTTCGAGGTCCTCGCCCCCGGCAAGCTCGTCCGGCTCACTGAGGTCTCGCGCTACGTGTACGAGACGGCCAACATGAACTTCCGGCCCGGCCAGGCGTTCGTCGGCGCGAGCGCGTTCGCCCACAAGGGGGGGATGCACGTTCACGGCGTCCGCAAGATCGCCTCAAGCTACGAGCACATCGAGCCGTCGACCGTCGGCAACGAGCGGCGGATTCTCGTCAGCGAGCTTTCCGGCAAATCGAACATCGCCGAGAAGCTGACCGAGTTCGGGCTCGACCAGGATCAGGACCTGCTCTCCCGGGTGCTCGATCGGGTCCAGGAGCTGGAGAACGAGGGCTACCAGTTCGAGGCGGCCGAGGCGTCGTTCGTGCTGCTCGTCGAGCGTCTGGCCGGCCGCCACGACAAGCGGTTCGACCTGCGCGGGTTCCACGTCGGCGTGGCGGGCCAGTACGGACGCGCGTCGATGACCGAGGCGACGATCAAACTTCAGGTCGGCGACGTGTTCGAGCACACCGTCAGCGAGGGGGACGGCCCGGTCAACGCTCTCGACGGCGCGCTTCGCAAGGCCCTCGAACACCACTACCCCGGCCTCCGCGACATGCACCTGGTCGATTACAAGGTCCGCGTCATCAACGCCCGGGCGGGAACCGCCGCGCGGGTGCGGGTCGTCATCGAGAGCACCGACCAGGACGCCGTTTGGGGCACGATCGGCGTCTCCGAGAACGTCATCGAGGCGAGCTGGCTGGCGCTCGTCGACTCCTTCGAATACAAGCTTTCCAAGGACGCCCGCGGCCGGACCGCCGCCGCGCCCAAGTCGCCCGCGCTGGCGGCCGAATCCTTGTCTTGA
- a CDS encoding Uma2 family endonuclease: MATKTPTTTDACRRPYRFTIKQLERMIETGVIPDSTDVELVRGKLYRMTKYEPHNFTVAMMARRLGRMFPEEEFTVREEKSMSHDQRSMPEPDIAVVRGRLEDFRPRPPSTSEAVLLVEVCQSTKRADYHDKLSLYAEGGAPTYWIVDLDARTVTVHADPMSQGARSIYSRVEAFADDASVPVVFDGRELGRIVVKDVLPPPS; the protein is encoded by the coding sequence ATGGCGACCAAGACTCCCACGACGACCGACGCTTGCAGGCGGCCGTACCGATTCACCATCAAGCAGCTTGAGCGAATGATCGAGACCGGCGTCATCCCCGACTCGACCGACGTCGAGCTGGTCCGTGGGAAGCTCTACCGCATGACCAAATACGAGCCTCACAACTTCACCGTGGCGATGATGGCCAGGCGGCTCGGCCGAATGTTCCCCGAGGAGGAATTCACCGTCCGCGAGGAGAAGTCGATGTCGCACGATCAGCGATCGATGCCCGAGCCGGATATCGCCGTCGTCCGGGGGCGCCTCGAAGACTTCCGTCCCCGGCCCCCGTCGACCTCGGAGGCCGTGTTGCTCGTCGAAGTCTGCCAGAGCACGAAGCGGGCCGACTACCACGACAAGCTGTCGCTTTACGCGGAAGGCGGCGCGCCGACCTACTGGATCGTCGACCTCGACGCCCGCACGGTCACCGTCCACGCCGACCCCATGAGCCAAGGGGCCCGCAGCATCTATTCGCGCGTCGAGGCGTTCGCCGACGATGCCTCGGTCCCCGTCGTCTTCGACGGCCGCGAACTCGGCCGGATCGTCGTGAAGGACGTCCTGCCGCCGCCGTCCTAG
- a CDS encoding Hsp20/alpha crystallin family protein produces MSVPNSSIRVAVGSASSPPGGPPRAGDDQEARPAFTPPIDIHDGPDGLTLEADLPGATESNLHIQLEDNVLSLYAKIDSPAPESARLIHQEYPVGDYHRSFILSDEVDRERITAELKNGVLRIFLPKADRARARRIEIKS; encoded by the coding sequence ATGAGCGTTCCGAATTCTTCGATCCGCGTCGCGGTGGGCTCGGCGTCGTCTCCGCCCGGCGGCCCGCCGCGGGCCGGCGACGACCAGGAAGCCCGTCCGGCGTTCACTCCCCCCATCGACATCCACGACGGTCCCGACGGATTGACGCTCGAAGCCGACCTTCCGGGGGCGACGGAGAGTAATCTCCACATCCAGCTCGAAGACAACGTCCTGAGCCTCTACGCGAAGATCGATTCGCCGGCCCCGGAATCCGCCCGGCTGATTCACCAGGAATACCCGGTGGGCGACTACCACCGCTCGTTCATCCTGAGCGACGAGGTCGACCGCGAGCGGATCACCGCCGAGTTGAAGAACGGCGTGCTCCGGATCTTCCTCCCCAAGGCCGACCGAGCCCGCGCCCGACGCATCGAAATCAAATCGTGA
- a CDS encoding Hsp20/alpha crystallin family protein: MNGPNWQEGWNPFQEFHREMGRLFESLDPFQSARHIRQFPAINVYLAEEGYLLSAQLPGLSADEVELTVTSETLSLRGERKRPEGVKDDSYRRQERVMGRWARTVTLPDRIDESRVSAHFADGVLTVRLPRAESAKPRHIVVSSPS, from the coding sequence ATGAATGGTCCGAACTGGCAAGAGGGTTGGAATCCTTTCCAAGAATTCCACCGCGAGATGGGCAGGCTGTTCGAGAGTCTCGATCCGTTTCAATCGGCGCGTCACATCCGGCAGTTTCCGGCGATCAACGTCTACCTCGCGGAAGAGGGCTACCTGCTCTCGGCCCAACTGCCCGGCCTGAGCGCCGACGAGGTGGAGCTGACGGTCACGTCCGAGACCCTGTCGCTGCGAGGCGAGCGGAAACGCCCCGAAGGGGTCAAGGACGACTCGTACCGTCGCCAGGAGCGCGTGATGGGCCGCTGGGCGCGAACCGTCACGTTGCCCGACCGGATCGACGAGAGTCGGGTCTCCGCGCATTTCGCCGACGGCGTTCTGACGGTGCGCCTGCCTAGGGCCGAAAGTGCGAAACCGCGACATATCGTGGTCTCCTCCCCGAGTTGA
- a CDS encoding M56 family metallopeptidase, giving the protein MWPVLDLLSRTLIDAGIANAILLSLVVVLMVFTRQPSRRIMLAQTGFYSALLMLPLVVFTPLPRLYPLDWMVRNGVMPPQMLPRSSQFATDDLLGRRFRARLDDVGHGTHSDAEWPAGEPLIRALTLVHLGGATIGIGWFGLGLWGFRRLLRRSNEPSDATRRIFDELIADLGRPPPYPKLRVSAWPRGPVLGGLVQPCILIPERLDDDDVDPNSLRLILLHELAHADRSDVWFSALASVSQAVWFFLPHLWWLRSQLRIDQEFLADRKAAGPIGDSTAYAQWLVGLASVRSAGEASAKKTQDAAGDPQFPWWKGGFKSPLLQRVAMLLYCPFRVEDHPPPWFSIVMPALLMAIAIAVSCFRLLAPLDPSALLHPARPSDPLVSSLNIPQFVLVPGRPPAVLPLALPPSFQLTADLLATSTALAQIRLSDHPLTALGESGLDPSALDPNEPPSWHRIYMCRNLNGLTLLVDGVPVPVDDPYDEEPDSPQWLTLAPPRDTTAILRDLVVTW; this is encoded by the coding sequence ATGTGGCCCGTGCTCGACCTCCTCAGCCGCACCTTGATCGACGCCGGGATCGCCAACGCGATCCTGCTGAGCCTGGTCGTCGTTCTCATGGTTTTCACCCGCCAGCCCTCGCGACGGATCATGCTGGCGCAGACGGGCTTCTATTCGGCCCTCCTGATGCTGCCGCTCGTGGTCTTCACGCCGCTGCCTCGGCTTTATCCCCTCGACTGGATGGTGCGGAACGGCGTGATGCCCCCCCAGATGCTGCCTCGATCGTCTCAGTTCGCCACCGACGACCTGCTGGGTCGTCGATTCCGGGCGCGACTCGACGACGTCGGCCACGGCACGCATTCCGACGCGGAGTGGCCGGCTGGCGAGCCGCTGATCCGGGCCCTGACGCTGGTCCATCTTGGGGGCGCGACGATCGGAATCGGTTGGTTCGGCCTGGGCCTCTGGGGCTTCCGCCGCCTGCTGCGACGATCGAACGAGCCCAGCGACGCGACGCGACGAATCTTCGATGAGTTGATCGCCGACCTCGGCCGGCCGCCGCCGTACCCGAAGCTTCGCGTCTCGGCCTGGCCGCGCGGCCCGGTGCTCGGCGGCCTTGTTCAGCCCTGCATCCTGATCCCCGAGCGGCTCGACGACGACGACGTCGATCCCAACTCGTTGCGGCTGATCTTGCTTCACGAGCTGGCGCACGCCGACCGCAGCGACGTCTGGTTCAGCGCCCTGGCCAGCGTATCGCAGGCGGTCTGGTTCTTCCTGCCGCATCTTTGGTGGCTCCGCTCGCAACTCCGGATCGACCAGGAATTCCTGGCCGACCGCAAAGCGGCCGGACCGATCGGCGATTCGACCGCCTATGCGCAATGGCTCGTCGGCCTCGCCTCGGTCCGTTCGGCCGGCGAGGCGTCGGCCAAGAAAACCCAGGACGCCGCCGGCGACCCGCAGTTTCCGTGGTGGAAGGGGGGGTTCAAGTCGCCGCTGTTGCAGCGCGTCGCCATGCTCCTCTACTGCCCGTTCCGGGTCGAGGACCACCCCCCGCCGTGGTTCTCGATCGTCATGCCCGCGCTCCTCATGGCCATCGCGATCGCCGTCTCGTGTTTCCGGCTGCTCGCCCCGCTCGACCCGTCCGCCCTGTTGCACCCGGCCCGGCCCAGCGACCCCCTGGTCTCGAGCTTGAACATCCCTCAATTCGTGCTCGTCCCGGGCCGGCCCCCCGCCGTCCTGCCTCTGGCTCTGCCTCCCTCGTTCCAGCTCACGGCCGATCTCCTCGCAACCTCCACCGCGCTGGCGCAGATCCGCCTGTCCGATCATCCCCTGACCGCACTCGGCGAATCCGGCCTGGACCCGTCGGCGCTCGATCCCAACGAGCCGCCGTCGTGGCATAGAATCTACATGTGCCGCAACCTCAACGGCTTGACCCTGCTCGTCGACGGCGTCCCCGTGCCCGTCGACGACCCGTACGACGAGGAACCGGACAGCCCGCAATGGCTCACGCTCGCGCCGCCTCGTGATACGACGGCCATCCTTCGCGATCTCGTCGTCACGTGGTGA
- a CDS encoding BlaI/MecI/CopY family transcriptional regulator has protein sequence MRKTQMVTDRELEIMKILWARGQASVRDVQEDLNRETGPVAYSTVQTLLNIMEEKKGLVRHVVEGRTFIYHPKKSSERTIRELTRKFVDRVFDGALDRVMVALLDSKPPTAEDLERLRAMIDEAQKQSTLPPAESAAETSEADA, from the coding sequence GTGCGCAAGACACAGATGGTCACCGATCGCGAGCTTGAGATCATGAAGATCTTGTGGGCTCGGGGCCAGGCCAGCGTCCGGGACGTTCAGGAAGACCTGAACCGCGAGACGGGGCCCGTGGCCTACAGCACCGTTCAGACGCTCCTCAACATCATGGAGGAGAAGAAGGGCCTGGTGCGCCACGTCGTTGAAGGCCGGACGTTCATCTACCATCCGAAGAAGTCTTCGGAGCGAACGATCCGTGAGCTGACCCGCAAATTCGTCGACCGCGTGTTCGACGGAGCCCTCGACCGGGTGATGGTCGCGTTGCTCGACTCCAAGCCTCCCACGGCGGAAGATCTCGAGCGGCTGCGCGCCATGATCGACGAGGCGCAGAAGCAGTCGACGCTGCCGCCCGCCGAATCCGCCGCGGAGACGAGCGAAGCAGACGCTTGA
- a CDS encoding Hsp20/alpha crystallin family protein, with translation MTKPDMSWSNQWRRERRIPFELLQNEFRRFVEEYLQPGPSHGPGGEPGPSPGPGGEPGPFAGPGGEPGPHREPTGGRPWSPPVDVYETPEEIVVVVEIPGVDASQVELSVANGLLIIRGTRTPGARPDAHLRLRERRFGSFLRQVAISGEVDFDAAQAETVNGVLTIRLPRRQVSAPRTIPVRPG, from the coding sequence ATGACGAAGCCCGACATGAGCTGGTCGAATCAGTGGCGGCGCGAGCGGCGGATTCCGTTTGAACTGCTGCAAAACGAGTTCAGGCGGTTCGTCGAGGAATACCTTCAACCCGGACCGAGCCACGGACCGGGCGGCGAACCGGGTCCCAGCCCCGGACCGGGCGGTGAGCCGGGTCCCTTCGCCGGTCCAGGTGGCGAGCCGGGGCCCCACCGCGAGCCGACCGGCGGTCGTCCGTGGAGCCCGCCGGTGGACGTCTATGAGACTCCCGAGGAAATCGTGGTCGTCGTCGAGATCCCCGGCGTCGATGCGTCCCAGGTCGAGCTGTCGGTCGCCAACGGCCTGCTCATTATCCGGGGAACGAGAACCCCCGGAGCGCGTCCCGACGCCCACCTTCGGCTCCGCGAGCGCCGGTTCGGATCGTTCCTGCGCCAAGTCGCGATCTCCGGTGAGGTCGATTTCGACGCCGCCCAGGCGGAAACCGTCAACGGCGTCCTGACCATCCGCTTACCCCGACGACAGGTCTCGGCCCCCCGGACGATCCCGGTTCGGCCGGGTTGA
- a CDS encoding uracil-DNA glycosylase family protein, which translates to MPRVQKIEDLIESAAAEARREEFPVDEPVYERVERDPRRPILFAGSLDAPVCILARDLGRDEVAAGQPLIGAGGRLVRAGIVAAWPSKANAGEPPRLEDALDHALLTNTVPFKPPGNKAYAESVRARFRPFVVSLLAGFWRGGQVITLGTEAFRWFEPYAEGGRFDESAGTDARFDATFACRLPVSATGKGDPPFKTIVVRPLPHPSPLNRRWYSKFPGMLARRLEEVKRQVAESADPA; encoded by the coding sequence GTGCCGCGAGTCCAGAAGATCGAGGATCTGATCGAATCCGCCGCCGCCGAGGCGCGGCGCGAGGAGTTCCCGGTTGACGAACCGGTGTATGAACGGGTGGAACGCGATCCCCGGAGGCCGATCCTGTTCGCCGGCTCGCTCGACGCGCCGGTTTGCATTCTTGCGCGCGATCTGGGACGCGACGAGGTCGCCGCCGGCCAGCCGTTGATCGGCGCGGGGGGCCGTCTGGTCCGCGCCGGGATCGTCGCCGCCTGGCCTTCTAAGGCGAACGCCGGAGAGCCGCCTCGGCTGGAAGACGCGTTGGATCATGCGCTTCTGACCAATACGGTGCCGTTCAAGCCTCCAGGAAACAAAGCCTACGCCGAGTCGGTCCGCGCGCGGTTCCGGCCGTTCGTCGTCTCGCTGCTGGCCGGCTTCTGGCGAGGGGGGCAGGTGATCACCCTGGGGACCGAGGCCTTCCGCTGGTTCGAGCCTTATGCGGAAGGGGGACGGTTCGACGAATCGGCGGGGACCGACGCCCGATTCGACGCGACGTTCGCATGCCGACTGCCGGTCTCGGCGACCGGGAAGGGCGATCCGCCGTTCAAAACGATCGTCGTGCGGCCGTTGCCCCATCCCTCGCCGCTCAACCGCCGGTGGTACTCGAAATTCCCGGGCATGCTTGCACGGCGGCTCGAAGAAGTGAAGCGTCAGGTCGCCGAATCGGCCGATCCGGCATAG